A single window of Acidimicrobiales bacterium DNA harbors:
- a CDS encoding RNA polymerase sigma factor, which translates to MRKTGVMLVATEDDAALMRAAQTDPPSFGALFDRHFTAVYRFCERRVGRTMAEDLAGETFRRAFEARHSYDLSRPSALPWLYRIALNLVRDALRARAAEDRAYARLHALAGIGSPSESDQAARRAEARADLAALARLLLAEPEQDVEALFLHVWDGLSYLDVAAALGVPVGTVRSRLSRLRHRLEERLGTLGSGSPSTRRKELE; encoded by the coding sequence ATGCGTAAGACAGGGGTGATGCTGGTGGCAACGGAGGACGACGCGGCACTGATGCGGGCGGCGCAGACCGATCCGCCGTCCTTCGGCGCGCTCTTCGATCGCCACTTCACAGCGGTCTACCGGTTCTGTGAGCGGCGAGTCGGGCGAACGATGGCCGAGGACCTCGCGGGCGAGACCTTCCGGCGGGCGTTCGAGGCCCGCCACTCCTACGACCTGAGCAGGCCGAGCGCTCTTCCTTGGTTGTACCGTATCGCCCTCAACCTCGTCCGCGACGCGCTCCGTGCGAGAGCGGCCGAGGACCGGGCCTACGCCCGGCTGCACGCCCTGGCGGGCATCGGGTCGCCGAGCGAGAGCGACCAAGCGGCGCGGCGCGCCGAGGCTCGCGCGGACCTCGCGGCGCTCGCCCGCCTGCTCCTGGCCGAACCGGAACAGGACGTGGAGGCCCTGTTCCTGCATGTCTGGGACGGGTTGAGCTACCTCGACGTCGCAGCTGCCCTTGGCGTCCCCGTCGGCACGGTCCGGTCCCGGTTGAGCCGGCTCCGCCACCGACTCGAAGAACGCTTGGGGACCCTGGGCAGCGGCTCGCCGTCGACGCGGCGCAAGGAACTGGAGTAG
- a CDS encoding YdeI/OmpD-associated family protein, whose translation MDLPELMVGDAGEWRRWLSAHHADSPGVWLVLAKKGTADPTTVSYDEALDEAICFGWIDGQLGRRDSTTFRRRFTPRKARSPWSQRNVAIAERLIATGRMHRSGVGEVRQAKEDGRWEAAYAGQASIEMPEDLATALSANPRAEAMFETLTSANRYAILYRIGNAKKPETRSRRIGQFVEMLARGETIHPQAP comes from the coding sequence GTGGATCTCCCAGAGCTGATGGTCGGGGACGCTGGCGAATGGCGAAGATGGTTGAGCGCCCATCACGCCGATTCACCGGGTGTCTGGCTGGTACTGGCCAAGAAGGGAACGGCCGATCCGACAACCGTCTCGTACGACGAGGCGCTCGACGAGGCGATCTGCTTCGGCTGGATCGATGGTCAGTTGGGTCGTCGTGACAGCACAACGTTCCGACGTCGTTTCACGCCTCGAAAGGCTCGCAGCCCGTGGTCCCAACGGAACGTCGCCATCGCTGAACGGCTGATCGCCACCGGCCGAATGCATCGATCCGGCGTAGGCGAGGTGCGGCAGGCGAAAGAGGACGGTCGATGGGAGGCCGCCTACGCCGGGCAGGCCAGCATCGAGATGCCGGAGGATCTCGCCACTGCCCTGAGTGCCAATCCTCGCGCCGAGGCGATGTTCGAGACGCTCACGAGTGCGAATCGGTACGCCATCCTCTACAGGATCGGAAATGCCAAGAAGCCCGAAACCCGCTCCAGGCGCATCGGCCAGTTCGTCGAGATGTTGGCCCGAGGGGAGACGATCCACCCCCAGGCTCCATGA